From Thiovulum sp. ES, a single genomic window includes:
- a CDS encoding TM1410-like protein (PFAM: TM1410 hypothetical-related protein) gives MLKYFFLSLLLFGCNKDMLDIEDKSNGGVWYEPKSRSSWHIDSSYSPTSKNVELYVVELFLTNPESRVEKIGSDETKVICKMSAGAYDVEIERNFQIEDHPYPEIAVGKIRDDNRTYWVDINSDEVQIIMRERIKIASNIGCDGVLFTEVSSWKDDTGFEITEDDQISYNRFLSGKAHENNVFAGFSDVEDQIYSHTLFADLIFSNNCYQDENCIKYEDFSKIGAVLNLEYVPDGTNIDLNQICLYSKAYGIETRIFDGTQILNPMEECSE, from the coding sequence TTGTTAAAATACTTTTTCTTATCACTACTCCTGTTTGGCTGTAACAAAGACATGCTAGACATTGAAGATAAATCTAATGGCGGTGTTTGGTATGAACCAAAAAGCCGTTCTTCTTGGCATATTGACAGCAGTTATTCACCAACTTCAAAAAATGTAGAACTCTATGTTGTTGAGCTTTTTTTAACAAATCCAGAAAGTCGAGTTGAAAAAATAGGTTCTGATGAGACAAAAGTTATTTGCAAAATGTCGGCTGGTGCTTATGATGTTGAAATTGAGAGAAATTTTCAAATTGAGGATCACCCATATCCAGAAATCGCAGTTGGAAAAATCCGAGACGATAATAGAACTTATTGGGTTGATATAAACTCCGATGAGGTGCAAATTATTATGAGAGAAAGAATAAAAATTGCCTCAAATATTGGTTGCGACGGAGTCCTTTTTACTGAAGTCTCATCTTGGAAAGATGATACTGGATTTGAAATCACTGAAGATGATCAAATTTCGTATAATAGATTTTTAAGCGGAAAAGCACACGAAAATAATGTGTTTGCGGGTTTTAGCGATGTTGAAGATCAAATCTACTCTCACACACTTTTTGCGGATTTGATTTTTTCAAATAACTGTTATCAAGATGAAAATTGCATTAAATATGAAGATTTTTCAAAAATTGGAGCAGTCTTAAATTTGGAATATGTGCCAGACGGTACAAACATCGATTTAAATCAAATCTGCT
- a CDS encoding exopolyphosphatase (PFAM: Ppx/GppA phosphatase family) encodes MAKLTAVIDFGSNSVRLVIFERTSRFGFKIVHESKSRVRIGEGAYAKAGVLQEKPMERAFLSLSGFLSVIKAYKVSKILAIATSALRDAPNKKVFTQRVQKELGINIKIIDGKKEALLGGIACANLLKFDRGVTIDIGGGSTEFALVENRKVLETLSLNLGTVRLKELFEENSDFEGGRKYIQSELKKIPTHFHEKVMIGIGGTLRALAKVIMIRENYPLQRIHNYSYEYEIEQNFINTLLKKENWELEEVGFKKERLDVIRWGLLIFIETASLFSAKEILTSGVGIREGIFLSDILRNSRGSFPSNFNPSLRNILDEFHTSNIQIMKTRFNLSEKIFEKTKDFFQLDSEFKEIILYTAKLIEIGIKVDFYGNTKSGFHLILNSFIYQITHKDALLIATLIRYSKKSSVSRKIYSEFRNDLLPDYKTVSQLHSIIYLTKVLTLDYSKNPEIDFEMNNGEFFIYIKNNSLFYMIQEKIKDLDILRIRLVPTNLLES; translated from the coding sequence TTGGCGAAGCTAACAGCTGTTATTGATTTTGGGTCGAATTCTGTTCGGCTTGTCATTTTTGAAAGAACTTCACGATTTGGATTTAAAATTGTTCATGAGTCAAAAAGCCGAGTGCGGATTGGCGAGGGAGCATATGCAAAGGCGGGAGTTCTTCAAGAGAAACCTATGGAGAGAGCTTTTCTCTCCCTTTCAGGATTTTTGAGTGTAATAAAAGCTTACAAAGTCTCAAAAATTCTGGCTATTGCAACATCTGCATTGCGAGATGCACCAAACAAAAAAGTTTTTACTCAGCGAGTTCAAAAAGAGCTTGGAATAAATATAAAAATTATTGATGGAAAAAAAGAGGCTCTACTTGGTGGAATTGCCTGTGCGAACTTGCTTAAATTTGACCGTGGTGTAACAATCGATATTGGTGGGGGTTCTACGGAATTTGCACTTGTTGAAAATCGAAAAGTTCTTGAGACACTCTCACTAAATTTAGGAACAGTTCGACTAAAAGAGCTATTTGAAGAGAATAGCGATTTTGAAGGCGGTCGAAAATATATCCAGAGTGAATTGAAAAAAATTCCTACTCATTTTCATGAAAAAGTGATGATTGGAATTGGTGGAACTCTTCGGGCTTTAGCAAAAGTTATCATGATTCGGGAAAATTATCCACTTCAAAGAATTCACAATTACAGCTATGAGTATGAGATTGAACAAAACTTTATAAATACACTTCTTAAAAAAGAGAATTGGGAATTAGAAGAAGTTGGATTTAAAAAAGAGAGACTCGATGTAATTCGGTGGGGACTCCTTATTTTTATTGAAACAGCAAGTCTGTTTTCAGCAAAAGAGATTTTAACAAGTGGTGTTGGAATTCGAGAAGGAATTTTTCTTAGTGATATTTTACGAAATAGTCGCGGTTCTTTTCCATCAAACTTTAATCCTAGCTTGAGAAATATTCTTGATGAATTTCACACTTCAAATATTCAAATTATGAAGACTCGTTTTAATTTATCTGAAAAGATTTTTGAAAAAACAAAAGATTTTTTTCAACTGGATAGCGAATTTAAAGAGATAATTTTATACACGGCAAAATTGATTGAAATTGGTATTAAAGTTGATTTTTATGGAAATACAAAAAGTGGTTTTCACCTCATCCTAAACAGTTTTATTTACCAAATTACACACAAAGATGCTCTTCTTATTGCGACTCTTATTCGATACAGTAAAAAGAGTTCAGTCTCAAGAAAAATATATAGTGAATTTAGAAATGATTTACTGCCAGATTACAAAACAGTTTCACAACTACACTCGATAATTTATTTGACAAAAGTCTTAACACTTGACTACTCAAAAAATCCCGAGATTGATTTTGAGATGAATAATGGTGAATTTTTCATTTACATTAAAAACAATTCTCTTTTTTACATGATTCAAGAAAAAATAAAAGATTTAGATATTCTACGAATAAGGTTAGTTCCGACAAATTTGCTAGAATCTTAA
- a CDS encoding prophage antirepressor (PFAM: BRO family, N-terminal domain): MNLKKLEKMPENFKFFQGKEIRTFVDLDIQELWFVAKDVANILGYQRSNGKVDTNNMLKRIEVEDKGTEKIRTLGGIQKMSLINESGIYTAIIGSKKVEAKDFKQWLTKEVLPSIRKNGFYISKEISDSQVSDLVEKANSIYEERKLFDLEHKRLKSVIYGELLKFGATQKQISGMFSRMFQNLHIATVQKTAGQIVFDEMKEQQKKLSIKSFNQLRNYRKELKADLLIAINYYSDDELKRFKSYLNSVITDLVQYIESPHTKVSLSSLAERINRYSEIKALEMTDYNISRFPRPLRAEVKILLDLILKGGDEIEIFELMETIRITYHNLKKEEA; this comes from the coding sequence ATGAATTTAAAGAAATTAGAAAAAATGCCTGAAAATTTCAAATTTTTTCAGGGAAAAGAGATTAGAACTTTTGTTGATTTGGATATTCAAGAACTTTGGTTTGTAGCGAAAGATGTGGCAAATATTTTAGGTTATCAACGAAGTAACGGCAAAGTTGATACAAACAATATGCTCAAAAGAATTGAAGTAGAAGATAAGGGGACGGAAAAAATCCGTACCCTCGGAGGAATTCAAAAAATGTCTCTTATAAATGAAAGTGGTATATACACAGCAATTATTGGTTCAAAAAAAGTTGAGGCAAAAGACTTTAAGCAATGGCTGACAAAAGAAGTTTTGCCGTCAATTAGAAAAAATGGTTTTTATATCTCAAAAGAGATTTCTGATAGTCAAGTTTCCGATTTGGTTGAAAAAGCAAATTCAATTTATGAAGAGAGAAAACTTTTTGATTTGGAACACAAAAGATTAAAAAGTGTAATTTATGGAGAATTGTTAAAATTTGGTGCAACTCAAAAGCAGATTAGTGGAATGTTTTCAAGAATGTTTCAAAATCTTCATATTGCAACAGTTCAAAAAACGGCTGGGCAAATTGTTTTTGACGAAATGAAAGAGCAACAAAAAAAGCTATCGATTAAAAGTTTTAATCAATTGAGAAATTATCGAAAAGAGTTAAAAGCTGATTTGTTAATTGCAATAAATTATTATTCTGATGATGAATTGAAAAGATTTAAAAGTTATCTGAATTCTGTAATCACGGATTTGGTGCAATATATTGAATCTCCACACACAAAAGTCTCACTAAGTTCTCTTGCTGAAAGAATCAATCGATATTCAGAAATTAAAGCTCTCGAAATGACAGATTATAATATTTCTCGTTTTCCTCGACCACTCCGAGCAGAAGTCAAAATTTTACTAGATTTGATTTTAAAAGGTGGTGATGAAATTGAAATTTTTGAATTGATGGAAACAATCAGAATCACTTATCACAACTTAAAGAAAGAAGAAGCATGA
- a CDS encoding nucleotidyltransferase family protein (PFAM: Nucleotidyltransferase domain), translating into MRLQRSEISNLKNSIFLFDKNAKIYLFGSRVDEQKRGGDIDILVISDILNEKNRRKIRRNFFQEFGEQKLDIIIENQKKISLFGREILEKAIEI; encoded by the coding sequence ATGAGACTCCAAAGATCTGAAATTTCAAACCTAAAAAACTCTATTTTCTTGTTTGACAAAAATGCAAAAATCTATCTTTTTGGCTCTCGAGTTGATGAACAAAAACGGGGTGGAGATATTGATATTCTCGTGATTTCAGATATTTTAAATGAAAAAAATAGACGAAAAATAAGAAGAAACTTTTTTCAAGAATTTGGCGAACAAAAATTAGATATTATTATAGAAAATCAGAAAAAAATATCACTTTTTGGCAGAGAAATATTAGAAAAGGCAATAGAAATTTGA